One Frankia alni ACN14a DNA window includes the following coding sequences:
- a CDS encoding YceI family protein — MTEPEAPAARSRRRRPRLLVVLIGAVVVLAILVVGGTALYINVIKKDAPEEFSLAQPGGDETVAPTGSLAGTWTIAPGSEVGYRVKEILFGQNTTAAGRTKQVSGSLTIDGSRASQASFSVQMATVASDEARRDNQFRGRIMDTDTFPTATFTLAEPVDIGAVPTDSKTTRAVAAKGDLTLRGKTRRVTMTLQSRWDGTSIRTVGQLPVVFADYDIPNPSFPGISTEDHGIMEVSLVFTRSAAAPATTAARP; from the coding sequence ATGACCGAACCCGAGGCCCCGGCCGCGCGGTCCCGACGACGGCGGCCGCGGCTGCTCGTCGTCCTGATCGGCGCCGTCGTGGTGCTGGCGATCCTGGTCGTGGGCGGCACCGCCCTCTACATCAATGTGATCAAGAAGGACGCACCGGAGGAGTTCTCCCTGGCCCAGCCGGGCGGCGACGAGACGGTGGCGCCGACCGGCTCGCTGGCCGGCACCTGGACGATCGCGCCGGGCTCGGAGGTCGGCTACCGCGTCAAGGAGATCCTCTTCGGCCAGAACACGACGGCGGCGGGGCGGACGAAGCAGGTGTCGGGCTCGCTCACCATCGACGGCTCGCGGGCCTCGCAGGCATCCTTCAGCGTGCAGATGGCCACGGTGGCCAGCGACGAGGCCCGCCGGGACAACCAGTTCCGCGGCCGGATCATGGACACCGACACCTTCCCGACCGCCACCTTCACCCTCGCCGAACCGGTCGACATCGGCGCCGTCCCCACCGACTCGAAGACCACCCGGGCCGTCGCCGCGAAGGGCGATCTGACCCTGCGGGGCAAGACCAGGCGGGTCACGATGACGCTGCAGTCCCGCTGGGACGGCACCTCCATCCGCACCGTCGGCCAGCTCCCGGTCGTCTTCGCCGACTACGACATCCCGAACCCGAGCTTCCCCGGCATCTCCACCGAGGATCACGGGATCATGGAAGTCTCCCTGGTCTTCACCCGCTCCGCCGCGGCCCCCGCAACCACCGCCGCCAGGCCCTGA
- a CDS encoding cysteine hydrolase family protein: MSETATTPTPTPTAPLTVSARPYDFTFDPATTALVVIDMQRDFLEPGGFGESLGNDVSQLRSTIEPLQAVLAAVRAAGLTVIHTREGHLPDLSDLPPAKLHRGDAALRIGDLGPKGRILIRGEYGQDIIDELAPVDGEYVIDKPGKGAFYATAFGDVLAEKGITSLVVAGVTTEVCVHTTVREANDRGFECLVLSDCVGSYFPEFQRVALEMVAAQGGIFGWVAPSADFLAALAASTPAADSTLPAPAVTAS; the protein is encoded by the coding sequence ATGAGCGAAACCGCAACGACCCCGACCCCGACCCCGACCGCGCCCCTGACCGTGAGCGCCCGACCGTACGACTTCACCTTCGACCCCGCAACCACCGCGCTCGTCGTCATCGACATGCAGCGCGACTTCCTCGAACCGGGTGGCTTCGGGGAGAGTCTCGGCAACGACGTCAGCCAGCTGCGGAGCACGATCGAACCGCTGCAGGCCGTGCTGGCGGCCGTGCGGGCCGCGGGACTGACCGTCATCCACACCCGCGAGGGCCACCTGCCCGACCTGTCCGACCTTCCGCCGGCGAAGCTGCACCGCGGCGACGCCGCGCTGCGCATCGGCGACCTCGGTCCCAAGGGCCGCATCCTCATCCGGGGCGAGTACGGGCAGGACATCATCGACGAGCTCGCGCCGGTCGACGGCGAGTACGTCATCGACAAGCCCGGCAAGGGCGCCTTCTACGCCACCGCCTTCGGTGACGTCCTCGCCGAGAAGGGGATCACCAGCCTCGTCGTCGCCGGGGTGACGACCGAGGTCTGCGTGCACACGACCGTGCGCGAGGCCAACGACCGCGGCTTCGAGTGCCTGGTGCTCAGCGACTGCGTGGGCTCCTACTTTCCCGAGTTCCAGCGGGTGGCGCTGGAGATGGTCGCCGCCCAGGGCGGGATCTTCGGCTGGGTCGCCCCCTCCGCCGACTTCCTCGCCGCGCTCGCCGCCTCGACCCCCGCGGCCGACTCCACCCTGCCCGCACCCGCCGTCACGGCCTCCTGA
- a CDS encoding acyl-CoA thioesterase, translated as MFTLSDLLAVLDLDGDVPPVPARCLVSAHGGILGAQLLGQQIVLAERLAPGKTVHSLHTIFSRPGDCRQPLWVDVERLAHGGSIDALALSFRQGSLHICRADVMLRAAEADFLSVQASRVDLPGPEAGVPRPDRPMMPWEVRVLPRAEPHRLDQWQRIPDAGADPTVWRALLAHSCELLPLADLLAAAGIPPLPGERPQVAAAVLSQTVTFLDDLDVRDWHLFQVRTVHAGHGRAVGRIEVFGPDGVQRAAAEVVGLLRPARP; from the coding sequence GTGTTTACGCTGAGCGATCTGCTGGCGGTGCTGGACCTGGACGGGGACGTCCCGCCGGTGCCGGCCCGATGTCTGGTGAGCGCACACGGCGGGATCCTGGGCGCGCAGCTGCTCGGTCAGCAGATCGTCCTCGCGGAGCGCCTGGCGCCGGGCAAGACGGTGCACTCGCTGCACACGATCTTCTCTCGCCCCGGGGACTGCCGGCAGCCGCTCTGGGTCGACGTCGAACGTCTCGCGCACGGCGGTTCGATCGACGCGCTGGCGCTGTCCTTCCGGCAGGGCTCGCTGCACATCTGCCGGGCGGACGTGATGCTGCGGGCCGCGGAGGCCGACTTCCTCAGCGTGCAGGCGAGCCGGGTGGACCTGCCGGGGCCGGAGGCGGGGGTGCCACGCCCGGACCGACCGATGATGCCGTGGGAGGTCAGGGTGCTGCCGCGGGCGGAGCCGCACCGGCTCGACCAGTGGCAGCGGATCCCCGATGCCGGCGCGGATCCGACAGTCTGGCGGGCCCTGCTGGCCCATTCCTGCGAGTTGCTACCGCTGGCCGATCTGCTCGCGGCCGCGGGGATCCCGCCCCTGCCCGGCGAACGACCGCAGGTCGCCGCGGCGGTGCTGTCCCAGACCGTCACGTTCCTCGATGACCTGGACGTCCGGGACTGGCACCTGTTCCAGGTCCGCACGGTGCACGCCGGCCACGGCCGCGCGGTCGGCCGCATCGAGGTCTTCGGCCCGGACGGGGTGCAGCGGGCCGCTGCCGAGGTCGTCGGGCTGCTGCGCCCGGCCCGCCCCTGA
- a CDS encoding MFS transporter, with translation MLGMAHSEGTGAGGVGGPDQAAGVSGGTVSVEASVEGGRGAVGTAPSAPRAKWAVLAVCCLAQFMVVLDISIVNVALPAMQTDLGMSASGLQWVVNAYTLAFAGLLLFGGRAADLFGRRRVFVFGLVLFTLASLAGGLAQSETQLIIARAVQGLGGAVLAPATLSLLMTSFAEGRERTRALGAWGATAASGGAFGTVVGGILTDVADWRWVLFVNVPIGVALVVAARVVLVESRGQVSRVRDLDLPGTLTVTGGLVLLVYAIVRTETSSWSSPLTIGLLAAAVVLLGAFVAIEATTANPLVPLNIFRYPGIAVANVVAALLGAAMFAVFFFLTLFLQRVENYSPLRAGLSMLPMPLMIIVASQLVTRTIGRLGARPIVMFGAAVGSSGLLWLSAITPGGSYWTHVFGPLAVMGFGMGTTMVSMVSAATAGVPIRLAGLASGLINTGRQIGAAVGLAAVTTIATHHTEGRLRHGIGQPEALTSGYALGLFIGGCVFAVGVPVAFLLPRLRRPEPAAAGSSPSAQLTAESATATADTVTADTVTADSDDEQAVARTAEV, from the coding sequence ATGTTGGGAATGGCACATTCGGAGGGAACGGGCGCAGGCGGCGTCGGCGGTCCCGATCAGGCGGCGGGGGTGTCCGGGGGCACCGTGTCCGTCGAGGCCTCCGTCGAGGGTGGGCGGGGCGCGGTCGGCACGGCGCCGTCTGCCCCCCGGGCGAAGTGGGCCGTGCTGGCAGTGTGCTGCCTGGCCCAGTTCATGGTGGTGCTCGACATCTCGATCGTGAACGTCGCGTTGCCGGCGATGCAGACCGATCTCGGGATGTCGGCCAGTGGTCTGCAGTGGGTGGTGAACGCCTACACCCTGGCCTTCGCCGGGCTGCTGCTGTTCGGTGGCCGGGCGGCGGACCTGTTCGGTCGGCGCCGGGTCTTCGTGTTCGGGCTGGTGCTGTTCACGCTGGCAAGCCTCGCCGGCGGCCTCGCCCAGTCCGAGACGCAGCTCATCATCGCCCGGGCGGTGCAGGGCCTCGGCGGCGCCGTGCTGGCCCCGGCGACGCTGAGCCTGCTGATGACCTCGTTCGCGGAGGGCCGGGAGCGGACCAGGGCGCTCGGCGCCTGGGGCGCCACGGCGGCCAGCGGCGGCGCCTTCGGAACGGTCGTCGGCGGCATTCTCACCGACGTCGCCGACTGGCGGTGGGTGCTGTTCGTCAACGTGCCGATCGGGGTGGCGCTCGTCGTCGCGGCGCGCGTGGTGCTCGTGGAGTCGCGGGGGCAGGTCAGCCGCGTGCGCGACCTCGACCTGCCGGGCACGCTGACCGTGACGGGCGGCCTGGTCCTGCTGGTCTACGCCATCGTCCGCACGGAGACCTCGTCCTGGAGCTCGCCGCTGACGATCGGGTTGCTGGCCGCTGCGGTCGTGCTCCTCGGCGCCTTCGTCGCGATCGAGGCCACCACGGCCAATCCGCTGGTGCCGCTGAACATCTTCCGCTATCCGGGAATTGCGGTCGCCAACGTGGTCGCGGCGCTTCTCGGTGCGGCGATGTTCGCGGTGTTCTTCTTCCTCACCCTGTTCCTGCAACGGGTGGAGAACTACAGCCCGCTGCGGGCGGGGCTGTCGATGCTGCCGATGCCACTGATGATCATCGTGGCGTCGCAGCTCGTCACGCGGACGATCGGTCGGCTCGGCGCGCGACCGATCGTCATGTTCGGCGCCGCCGTGGGCTCGTCGGGCCTGCTGTGGCTGTCGGCGATCACGCCGGGCGGCTCGTACTGGACGCACGTGTTCGGCCCGCTCGCGGTGATGGGCTTCGGCATGGGAACCACGATGGTCTCGATGGTCTCCGCGGCCACCGCCGGGGTGCCGATCCGGCTCGCCGGCCTCGCCTCCGGGCTCATCAACACCGGGCGGCAGATCGGGGCGGCCGTCGGCCTCGCCGCCGTGACGACGATCGCCACGCACCACACCGAGGGTCGGCTTCGCCATGGGATCGGGCAGCCCGAGGCCCTGACCTCCGGGTACGCGCTAGGCCTGTTCATCGGCGGCTGCGTCTTCGCCGTGGGGGTCCCGGTGGCGTTCCTCCTGCCACGGCTGCGCCGGCCCGAGCCGGCCGCCGCTGGGTCGTCGCCGTCGGCGCAGCTCACCGCTGAGAGCGCCACCGCCACCGCCGACACCGTTACCGCCGACACCGTTACCGCCGACAGCGACGACGAGCAGGCAGTCGCCCGCACCGCCGAGGTCTGA
- a CDS encoding TetR/AcrR family transcriptional regulator has product MYQRQKLLFGSVFGGDEVMAAPTEPAVGPGGRRRAGQAPPPGCRTSLSPERLALAAIALADAEGLAAVSMRRLAASLGVGTMTLYYHVRDKDELLDLMWNEFLGGHLLDDIPADWRTALTEIARRIRQSFQRHPWALGVAVRPALGPNKLRYLEQYLTVASRITDDPDEQLRIIHSVSDLVVGCTLRELGGQAYRDPDEPAGEHADGPAPLLEPQPGFDAIVAAEELPRLRSLQTAGCRLLTPRFEQALGWLLDGIEAAHPGARQASPRSVEAATPAPDLVGTAATTRMLPKKGA; this is encoded by the coding sequence ATGTACCAACGGCAAAAACTGCTGTTCGGCAGCGTGTTCGGAGGTGACGAGGTCATGGCCGCGCCGACGGAACCGGCCGTCGGGCCGGGCGGGAGGCGCCGGGCGGGGCAGGCTCCCCCACCCGGGTGCCGAACCAGCCTGAGCCCCGAGCGGCTCGCGCTGGCGGCCATCGCACTCGCCGACGCCGAGGGGTTGGCGGCGGTGTCGATGCGCCGCCTCGCCGCGAGCCTGGGCGTCGGGACGATGACGCTCTACTACCACGTGCGCGACAAGGACGAGCTGCTCGATCTGATGTGGAACGAGTTCCTCGGCGGGCACCTGCTCGACGACATCCCCGCTGACTGGCGCACGGCGCTGACCGAGATCGCCCGGCGGATCCGGCAGTCCTTCCAGCGTCATCCGTGGGCGCTGGGCGTCGCGGTCCGCCCCGCCCTCGGCCCCAACAAGCTGCGCTACCTCGAGCAGTACCTCACCGTCGCATCGCGCATCACCGACGATCCGGACGAACAGCTGCGCATCATCCACTCCGTGAGTGACCTGGTCGTCGGCTGCACGCTGCGCGAACTCGGCGGCCAGGCCTACCGCGACCCGGACGAGCCCGCGGGCGAGCATGCCGATGGTCCTGCGCCGCTGCTGGAACCGCAACCGGGTTTCGACGCGATCGTCGCCGCCGAGGAGCTGCCGCGGCTGCGGTCGCTGCAGACCGCCGGGTGCCGGCTGCTGACGCCCCGCTTCGAGCAGGCCCTGGGCTGGCTGCTCGACGGGATCGAGGCCGCCCATCCGGGGGCCCGGCAGGCCAGCCCGCGTTCCGTCGAGGCGGCCACACCGGCCCCGGACCTCGTGGGCACGGCGGCCACGACCCGGATGCTTCCGAAGAAGGGGGCGTAG